The Chloroflexota bacterium sequence CTGCCGCAAACCGTTTCCTTGGCATCGCTGCCTCCCTTTCCGTCCAGGCATTTTCCCACTTTGCGCCTGGTCTAGTTTTTGGGGGGCAGGTCAATATCAGCCAACTGGAACTGTTCCGTTCAATATGCAAGGCAACGAAAAACTACTCTGGCTGTTCAAAGACGTACCATACCATCAAGAAAAAGTTTTTCGCTCCTTCGAAGGCGGGCACCACGGCGTCAGTATCCGTGTGATGAGGGGTGTTACCTATAGGGTAGGTCAATTCAAAGGCCATCCCTTTGAAAGTACAAAGTTGGCACACGTAGGGACGGGAATGTTAGGCTTGACGACTTCCGGCTTATATTTTTCTTCTAGAGAAAAAGGGTTAAAAATCCCCTATGACAAGATCGTAGCGTTCGAGCCTTATTCAGACGGCGTAGGAGTGCAGAGGGATGCAGAACGCGCTCTGCCACAAATCTTCGTTACCGGCAACGGATGGTTCGTGTATAACCTTGTAACAACCCTAGCAAAACTCTAGTTAACGACGATTGTTGTGAATGATTCTAAGGGGGACGTTTTAGGCCTCTAGCCAGACCTCTACCCGGAATTTACTTCCAGGCTGATGTCGAGCGCGGGGGCGGAGTGGGTGAGGGCGCCGACGGAGATGTAGTCCACGCCGGTGCGGGCGACGGAGCGGACGCGGGCGAGGGTCATGCCGCCGGAGGCTTCGGTCTTGGCTTTGCCTTTGGCGAGGGCGACGCACCTGCGCATCCGGGCGAGGGACATGTTGTCCAGGAGGAGTCGCTTGGCTCCGGCATCAAGGGCTTCGCGGGCCATGGCGATGGTGGTGACTTCGATGACGACGGGCAGGCCTCCGGCTTTGCGGTTGGCCTCTTCCACGATGCGTCGCAGGCTCCAGCCCCGGCCGCGGAGGGCGGCGATGTGGTTGTCCTTGACCAGGATGCCATCGGAGAGGTCCATGCGGTGGTTGGTCCCGCCGCCCATGCGGACGGCGTACTTTTCCAACCGGCGGAGGCCGGGGGTGGTCTTGCGGGTGTCCAGGATGGCACAGCGGGTGCCCTTCACCGCCTCCACGAAGCGGGCGGTGAGGGTGGCGGTGCCGCTGAGGCGCTGCATGAAGTTGAGGGCGACGCGCTCGGCGGAGAGGATGGAGGCGAGAGGGCCTTCGACCTTTGCGACGACATCGCCCCGCTGGACTGAGGAGCCATCGCGAATGAGGGCGGTGAAGCGGACCTTGGGGTCAACCTGGCGGAAGACTTCCTGGGCGATGGGCAGGCCGACGATGACGCCCTCCTGCTTGATGAGGAATTCGCCTCCGGCGCGGGCAGAGGGCGGGATGAGGGCGCGGCTGGTGGCGTCCCGATGGGCGGCGTCCTCGGCGAGGGCGAGGCGGACGAGTGGGGCGATGGGGGGGAGTCTGCTATAGGACATTAGGGAATCACCCTCCTCGCGGCTCGGAGGCCGACGGAAGGCACTCAAATCCCTCTCCCATCGTGGCTCGCAGACGAGCACCGGGCGAGGCGACAAGAAAGGCCTGCGCCTTTTTATTGCGGGCGGGGCTGAGCCCTGGCTTCGCCAGCCCGAGGACGGGCCGCCCGTACCAGAAATGTTCAGTCTGACGAAGCTTAGCGGACATAGACGATGTGTTTGAGCCAGGCGTCTGAGGGTTGAGGATAATCGGAGCGATAGTGGGCGCCGCGGCTTTCGGTGCGGGCCAGGGCGGCCTCCGCCATGATACGCGAGGTGAGGACGGCGTGCTTGAGCTCGTAGCTGGGGCGGTCTTTGGCCTCCGGAAGGGCGGCCTCCCAAGCGGCGAGCCGCTCGGCGGCGCGGGTGAGGCCTGGGGCGTCGCGCTCGATGCCGACATCGTCCCACATGAGCTGCTGGAGATATTCCAGCGTGGGAGCGGCGGCATCCCGGGCGACGGCGCGCTCGGGCAATCGCCGCGTCTCTTCCACGCGGCTGGACCTGGCGGCGGGGCAATCGCCCTTGAGCTGCTGGGTGCGCTCGACGGCACGCTTGCCGAAGATGACGGTCTCCAGCAGGGAGTTGCTGGCGAGTCGGTTGGCGCCGTGGACGCCGGTGCAAGCGACCTCGCCGACGGCGAAGAGGCCCTTGATGTTGGTCTCGCCGCAGCCGTTGGTCTTGATGCCGCCCATCATGTAGTGGGCGGCGGGGGCCACGGGGATGAGCTGTTCCGTGATGTCCAGGCCGTGGGAGCGGCAGAACTTGTAGATCTGGGGGAAGCGGGCGGGGATGCCGCGCTTGGGCAGGTGGCGGATATCCAGGTAGACGTGGTCGGCGTTGGTCTTTTTCATCTCGGCGACGATGGCGCGGGCGACGACATCGCGCGGGGCAAGCTCGCCGTGGGGGGAGTAGCGCTGCATGAAGCGCTCGCCCTGCTGATTGCGGAGGATGCCACCTTCGCCGCGGACGGCTTCGGAGATGAGGAAGGCCTCGACTCCCGGGATGCGAAGGGCGGTGGGATGGAACTGGAAGAACTCCATGTCCATGATTTCCGCCCCGGCCTGGTAGGCCAGGGCGACGCCATCGCCGAGGGCGACGGGCGGGTTGGTGGTGAACTTGAAGAGCCGCCCTGCGCCGCCGGTGGCCATGACGAGGAAGCGGCAGGCGAAGCGCTCCAGCCTGCCCTTGTGGGCGTTGAAGACGGTGACGCTTTGGACGCAGCCATCGGCGACTTCGATCTCCGCGAGGAGGCTGTGCTCGTGGATGAGAATGTCGTCATGGCGGGCCTGGGCGCTGAGCGACATTTCGATCTGCGCGCCGGTGGAGTCGCCGCCGGCGTGGAGGACGCGGGGGAGGCTGTGGGCGCCCTCCTTGGCGAGGGCGATCTCGCCGTGGATGGTATCGAAGGTGACGCCGTAGCGGATGAGGTCGGCGATACGGTCGGAGGCCTCTTCCGCCAAGAGGCGGACGGTCTCCGGGTCGCTGAGGCCAGCGCCGGCGGCGAGGGTATCGCGGATGTGGAGCTCAGGGCTATCGCCCTGGCCGATGGGGGCGGCGATGCCGCCTTGGGCGAATTGGGTGTTGCATTCGGCGATGCTGCCCTTGGTGAGGAGGAGGACCCTGCCCGATTCACGGGCGAGGAGCCCGGTGTAGAGGCCGGCGATGCCGGAGCCGACGATGACGTAATCGAAGAAGGGGACGGCCGGGTACGAGGTCACGGGAGGGCCTGCCGAAATGTGGAGCGGCTCCTAAGGGAACCGCAGGGATACTCCCCCTCTCCTCTCGGGCTGCGCTCGAGCTCCTCTCCCGCCGAGGGAGAGGAGACGCAGGCAGCAGCCTTAACGGCCGTATCGCGCGCGAGGGAGGTCACGTGGTGGCCAGCATCCGTTCGAGGGCGACCTTGGCCCAGCGCGCAACCTCGTCGTCCACCTTGATCTCGTTGACCACCTCGCCGCGCACCAGGGCCTCCAGCACCCAGGCCAGGTAGGCGGGGTGGATGCGGTACATGGTGGAGCAGGGGCAGATGACGGGGTCCAGGCAGAAGATGAGCTTGTCCGGCTGTTCCTGAGCCAGGCGTTTGACGAGGTTGATCTCCGTGCCGACGGCCCAGGCGCTGCCGGGGGGTGAGTCGGTGACGGTCTTGATGATGTATTCGGTGGAGCCGACGGCATCGGCGATGTCCACCACCTCGTGCTCGCATTCGGGATGGACGAGGATCTTGACGTTGGGGACGCGCTTGCGGGCCTCCTTGACCTGGTCCACGGTGAAGCGCTTGTGGACGGAGCAGTGGCCCTTCCACAGGATAAAGGCCGCCTTGCGGTAGGCCTCCCGGCTGTTGCCGCCGAGGGGCTGGAAGGGGTCCCAGACGAGCATATCGTCCAGGATGTAGCCCATCTTGAGGCCGGTGTTGCGGCCGAGGTGCTGATCCGGGAAGAAGAGGACCTTTTGGCCGCGCTGAAAGGCCCACTTCGCAACGGCGGCGGCGTTGCTGGAGGTGCAGACGATGCCGCCGTTGGCGCCGCAGAAGGCCTTGAGGGCGGCAGTGGAGTTCATGTAGGTGACGGGGATGACTTTGCCGGTCACGCCCTCCATCGCTTGGAGCTCGTCCCAGCACTGGAGGACGTCTTCCGTGGGGGCCATATCGGCCATGGAGCAGCCGGCGGAGAGGTTGGGCAGGATGACGCGCTGGTGGGGGGCGGCCAGGATATCGGCGGTCTCCGCCATGAAGTGGACGCCGCAGAAGACGATGGAGTCGGCCTCCGGGTGGGAGGCGGCGTGCCGGGCGAGCTTGAAGGAGTCGCCCCGGAAATCGGCCCAGCGGATGATCTCGTCGCGCTGGTAGTGATGGCCCAGGATGACGAGCTTCGTGCCGAGCTTGGCCTTCGCCTCGCCGATGCGGCGGACGAGGACGTCCTCGCTCAGGCCCACGTACTCCTTGGGCAGGCGCGAGGTGTTGGCCTTGGTGGACATCTCCGTGCGCAGGAGCAGGTCGCCGAGGGAGCGATCGGCGTCGCAGCCTTTGCCTACCTCGAACTTCTTGGGGATCTGGAGTTGGAGCGTCATATCGCCACCGCCTTTTAGCCAGCCACCACTGGGATCTGGAGCCTGCCCGGCTGAGCCGGGTGCTTACGGATCGAGTCGGGCTTCACGGTTCCCTCAACGGACCAGGTCGTCGCTTTGGTGATTTCCGCGTCCACCAGCTCGCCGGGGGTGCGAGCACCTTCGCCCGCCAGGTAGACGAGGCGGTTGGCGCGCGTCCGGCCATGCCACCGGCCGTCCTTCCGCCCTTCGATAAGGACCTCCTCCGTTGTGCCAACCATCTCTCTATTGATCTGATGCGAAATCTCGGCTTGAAGAGCGTCCAGGACGTGGAAGCGCCGGCTCTTCTCTTCCGGGGAGACATCGTCCGGCAGCTTGCGGTAGGAGATGGTGCCGGGGCGGGGCGAGTACTGGGCGATATGCACCTTATCGAAGCGGACGCGCCGCACCAGGTCCACGGTCTGCTCGAACTGCGGGACCGTTTCGCCGGGGAAGCCGACGATGATATCCGTAGTCAGGCCGACCTTGGGCATGGCGGCGCGGATGCGGCCGACGAGGTCGAAATACTGCTCGCGGGTGTAGCCGCGGCGCATGTTGGCGAGGACGGTGTCATCGCCGGCCTGGACGGGGAGGTTCACGAACTCGCAGACCTTTTCCAGGCGGGCGACGGCGTCAATGATCTTCTGCGACATATCGTTGGGGTGGGAGGTGAGGAAGCGGATGCGCTTGACGGCGGGGACGGCGTTGACGGCCTCCAGCAGGTCGGCGAGGTCGCGCGGCTCGGGGAGGTCATCGCCATAGGAGTCCACGTTCTGGCCGAGGAGGGTCACTTCCTTCACGCCGCGCTTGGCGAGCATCTCCACTTCCTTGACCACCTCCGCAATGGGGCGGCTGACCTCCCGCCCGCGGCGGTAGGGGATGATGCAGAAGGTGCAGAACTTATCGCAGCCGTGGGTGATGGGGATATAGGTGGCGACGGAGGGATGGCTTGGGACAAGAAGCTCGGAGCTATCCAGGCAGGCGCCGGAGCGGGCCTCCACGAGCCGGACCAAAGGGCCGAACTCTTGGGGGCGCATGAAGCAGTCCACGTGGGGGAAGCGTCGCTTGAGGTCGCGGGTGCCCGGGCCGACCATGCAGCCCATGAGGGCGATGACGGCCTCGGGCCGCTGCCGCTTAACTTGGGCGAGGGCGCCGAGGCGTCCGGCGACCTTGTCCTCCGCCCCTTGGCGGACGACGCAGCTGTTGAGGACGATGACATCGGCGGCCTCCAGCTGGTCGGTGGGCGTGCAGCCGAGGCGATCAAGGGCCGCCGACATCCGCTCGGAATCGGCGACGTTCATCTGACAGCCCACTGTCCAGACGTGGTAAGTTGTCATGTGATTTACTTCACAAACTATGCCCGAATTTTGGGTACAAAACGCCCCCTGCGGTATATCCACCGGGTTTTGGCGAGAGTAGCAGACTGGCGGAGGGAACGGGATTTGAACCCGTGATAGGGGCTTTAGACCCCTATAACCGCTTAGCAGGCGGCCGCACTAGACCGGGCTATGCGATCCCTCCGGATAGGGCAACTATAGCATGCGGAGGGGAGGGGAACAAGGAGCGGGGAGCATGGCTCGCAGGCAAGGAGAGGCGGAGGCACGACCGGGCTTCCCATAGCGCCATGACGGCGCTAGCCGGAGGCGGCCTGCCGCGGGGACTTGGGCAGGGTGAAGGAGAAGGTGGCGCCCATGCCGGGAGCGCTCTCCGCCCAGATGCGCCCGCCGTGGGCCTCCACAAAGCCTTTGGCGATACTGAGGCCCAGCCCCGCGCCGCCAGCCTTGCGCGTCCGTGAGGGCTCCTGGCGGTAGGAGCGCTGGAAGAGGCGGCCGAGCTCGCCCTCCGGGATGCCTTCGCCGGTGTCCGTCACCTGCACCTGGACGGCATCGCCGATGTCAAAGGCGCGGATGGAGATGGAGCCATCGGGCGGCGTGTGGCGGATGGCGTTCTGCACCAGATTAGCCAGGACGCGCTGGATGCGCCGCTGATCCATGACCACGGGCGGGACGCCGCCATCCACCATCGCCTGGAGCTTCAGCCGGACCGCTTGGGCCTGGGGGCGCATGCCCTCCACGGTCTCTGCGATGACGTTGCCCACGGATGCCTCTTCAAGGTGCAGCCGGAAGAGCCCGGCATCCATCTGGGACAGCTCAAAGAGGTCGTTCACCAGCCGGGTGAGATGCTCGATCTCCTTTTGGGAGGTCTTGAGGTAGCGCCTCACCGTGTCCGGGTCGGTGACGACGCCGTCGTTGATGCTTTCGATCATGGCGCGGATGGAGGCGATGGGGGTGCGAAGATCGTGGGAGACGGCGGTGACGACCTCGCGCCGGGCCTGCTCCAGCTCGCGCTGGCGGGCGAAGCCGTCTTCGAGGCGCTGGGCCATGCCGTTGAAGGCCGCCGCCAGCTCGCCGACCTCATCGCCGCCAGTGACGCGGACGCGGGTGTCCAGCCTGCCTTCGCTCAAGCGCCTAGCCGCATCCACCACCTCCCGAAGCGAGCGGGAGGTGGTCTCCGAGAAGGCGATGGCGACGAAGACGGCCATGCCGAGGGAGAAGCCGAGGAGGGCGGCCAAGAGCGCAAGGTCGTGGGTAGAGAGGAACATGAGGGAGGCGATGAAGGCGATGTTGGCGAGGGCAAGGCCCGTCGAAGCGAGGGCGATGACGAGCATCTTGCCGCGCAGGGTGCGGACCCAGGCGGGCAGGCCGAAGCGCTGGGCGGCGATGCCGAGGCCGATGGTGAGGCCGCCGCTTGCGAGGAGGAAGAGGGCCATGGCAACGAGGTCTTCGGCAGGCGGGTGGAGGGCAGCGACGACGATGGCGATGACGATGCCCTCCAGCACAGCGAGGGCGACAAGGCCGAAGAGGAGTCTCCGCCAGAGGGTATGCATCGGTCACGCCTCGAACTTATAGCCGACGCCCCAGACGGTCTTGATGAACTGGGGCCGCATGGGGTCCGGCTCCACCTTTTCGCGAAGGCGGCGGACGTGGACGGTGACGGTGCTCATATCGCCGGCGTAGGAGTAGTCCCAGACCTTGTCCATCAGCTGCTCGCGGGTGAAGACCCGGCCGGGATTGGAAGCGAGGAAATAGAGGAGGTCGAACTCCTTGGCCGTAAGGGCGATCTCCCTTTCGCCAAAGGTCACCAGGCGCGTGGCGGGGTTCACCACCAGCCGCCCGTGCCGGAGGCCGCCCGCGTGGGGCGCGGCCGGTCCGGCGGCGGTGCGCCGGAGGACGGACTTGACGCGCGCCACGATTTCCCGGGGGCTGAAGGGTTTCACCACATAATCGTCGGCGCCCATCTCCAGGCCGACGATGCGGTCTGTCTCCTAGCCTTTGGCGGTGACCATGATGATGGGCGTCCTGCCGGTCTGGCGGATGCGGCGGCAGACTTCCAGGCCGTCCACGATGGGGAGCATGAGATCGAGGACGATGAGATCGGGCGCCCACTTCTCGGCGATGCGCAGGGCCTCCGCGCCGTCAGCCGCCACCGCCACGTCAAAGCCGTCCTTGCGCAAGTAGCGCTCCAGAACCTCAGTGACGACGGCTTCATCGTCCACCACAAGGATGCGCTTCGGCGTCTCTCGGCCAGGCATCTGGGCCCCTTCCGCCTCTTTCACGATAGTCTGGGTGTCAGTATACACAGGAGCCTTTCTAGAGGGTGACGGGGACGTAATCGGCCAGGGTGGAGATGAGGTTGGTGTAGACGATGATCCCAAGGACGACGAGGGCCGCGCCGCCCATGTAGTTCGTCGCCAGCAAGACCTTGCCGTGGCGCTTCATCAGGCTGCTGGTCCATCCGGCGAAGAGCCCCGCGCCGATGAAGGGAAGCATCAGGCCCAGGGAATAGGCGAAGAGGAGGAGCGCGCCTGATTCAGCGGAGCCCTTGGTGCCCGCCAGCACCAGGATCGCGCCGAGGATGGGGCCGACGCACGGGACCCAGCCCACGGCGAAGGCGGCGCCGACGAGGAAGGAGCCGAAATAGCGAAGGCGCTTGGCCCAGTCCGTCTTGATGGTGAAGCCGCGCTCCAGGAGCTGGAACTTGAAGAGGCCCAAGGTCACCAGGCCGAAGGCGATGACGAGGACGCCGCCGACGCGATTGAGCCAGATGGAGTTGTCTTGCAAGGACGAGGAGAGGGCACCGAGGGAGCTGCCCAGAAGGACAAAGACAGCGGTGAAGCCGACCACAAAGGCAAGGGTATTGAAGATCGAAGCTCTGCGAACCTGCCAGGGCGTGGCAGTTGAGCGATCGGCCAGGGTGAAGCTGGCCAGATAGAGGACATAGGCAGGGACGAGGGCCAGCGTGCACGGGGGAAGGAAGGAGACGATGCCCGCGCCGAACGCCGCAAAGATGCTGACGCTGTCCGTCATAGCCGCTCCTATGAGCCGAAGGTGAAGGTGTAGAGGACGAAATCGGCGGAGTTCACGCGCAGGTCAAGGTTCCTTGTCACAACGGCATCGCCGCGGACGACGTTATAGAGACGAGGCTCATCCACGGTGAAATAGGTGCGCCCTTCGCCGTCTACCTTTATGTCGCCGCCGCGCAAAGCCTCCGGGATAGGCGCGCCGTCTATCGCGGCCAGGACATCAAACCGGCCGGGCGCGCCGGGCCGGATGACGGCGTTGACGCTGGCGGCGGTGAAGCGTATGCCCACAGCGTCCTCGAATCCAGCCGTCGCCGCCGCATGGCGCACGCTTTCGTTCCCCACCTGCCATGCGCCGTGGAGGTAGAGCTTGCCATCGGCCCGCTCACCCGAGGCGGCGTATTGGGCGGGTCTATCGTTCCCGCCGCTCACCGGGTTCCCAAGGTAACTGCCGTTGGCCCAGCCATAGCCCGCATACAGCTCTCGCGTGATGCGTTCGCCGCTGTTCTGCCGGGCAGCCACGCCGCCGAGAGAAAGATCGTCCACACCGGCCCCTATTTCGGCAAGCAGCTTGCGTATCTGGGTCTCCGTCTCGATATAGGCCCCTTCGCCGATACGGTCATAGCGGATAGCCCCATCCCGATCAATGAGGTACTTGCGCGGCCAGTAGCGGTTCCGGTAGGCGTTCCAGGTTGCGAAATCGTTATCCAATCCTACAGGCCAGGTGATTCCCTGCTTGACGACGGCGGCGCGCACGTTCGCCTCCGAGCGTTCGAAATCGAACTCGGGCGCATGGAGGCCGATGATTACGAGTCCGCGAGAGGCGTACTTGGCGTTCCAGTCCTGGAGGTAGGGGACGGTGCGGATACAGTTCACACAGGAGTAGGCCCAAAAATCGACGAGGACGACCTTGCCGCGCAGGCCCTCCAGGGTCAGCGGCGGCGTGTTGATCCATGCAGCGATGCTGCGAATCTCGGGGGCCGCCGGCCCCTTGAGAGAGGCGGCGGAGCGGCCCGGCTCGGCGGTGAGCGCCGGAGCGCCCGCGCCGCCGGAGGAGGCGCCGCCGCGCTCGGGCGCGATCGTCAACTCGATGGCGACGATGGCGACGGCAATGGCCGCGATGACGCCGATGCGCGCCGCCCAAAGGCGTGTTCCTGCCAGGTGCATGCCCGCCCTTCCTTCGTCCACGATGGAACAAGCGTAGCGGCCAAAGGTTGCGGCCCAGTGAAGAAGATTACATATCCCTTACAACTTCCCGATCGCAACGCTGTAAGCCTTTCGTAATCTTCGCAAGGGTTGAGCAATCTTCCATCGTTACGCTGGGCGTGAAATTCCACCGGAGGATGCCCGTATGCGCTCTGCAAGATCGAAACTGCTTCTGCTCCTCTCCCTCTCCGTGCTCACGCTCTTCATCTTTGCCGCCTGCAGCGATGATGACGATGGCGCGGTGATGGAGAAGAAGGACGGAGAGGCGATGGTCAAGGAAGGCGACACGATGAAGAAGGAGGGCGACGCCATGATGGTGAAGCTCCCGGACAGCATCATCGCCCCGCACTTCGTCAGCTCCGTGCCGAAACACGGCGAGGCGCTCAAGACCGCGCCGGATAAGATCATGCTCAATTTCAACTTCAATCTGCACAGGGACTCCAGTGTCAAGCTGACGGTGGACCACAATCCCGTGGCCCTGGGGGCGCAGACGATATCCGCAGACGAGAAGGTCATCACGATCCCCATCACAGGCGAGCGGAAGAACGGCGTCTATCACGTCATCTACAAGGCATGCTGACCGGACCGCTCCTGTCACGACGGCAGCTTCGGCTTCACCGTCGGCGACGTCATGGTGAAGGAAGGCGATACGATGAAGAAGGAGGGCGACGCCATGATGGCGAAGGTCCCTGCGAAGGTGACGGCCCCGCACTTCCTCGACTCCGTGCCGAATCAGGGCGATGTGCTGCCCATGGCCCCGAGCGCCGTGATCCTGAACTTCGATTTCAATCTCCACACTGATTCCACGATCACGGTCACGCGGGACGGCCAATCCGTCCTCACGGGAACCAAAACGATCTCTCCGAACCAGCTTTCCATGTCCATCCCCATCACAGGCAATGCAGGAGACGGCACGTACACCGTCAGCTACAAGGCCTGCTGGCCCGATCGCTCCTGCCACACCGGAAGCGTCTCCTTCATCGTAGACGCTTCCAAGAAGAGCGCGTTCAACGATATGCGCGGCAAGCGCGAAGTGGCGGTCGCGATGCAGAACATCGCCTTCACGCCGCAGTTGCTCATCGTCAACCCCGGCACAAAGGTTACCTGGACCAACAACGACGGGGCGGTGCACTTTGTGAACAGCGATCCGCACCCATCCCACAACGGCACGCCTGCGCTGAACTCATCCTCCCTACAGAAGGGACAGAGTTACTCGTTCACCTTC is a genomic window containing:
- a CDS encoding copper resistance protein CopC, producing MRSARSKLLLLLSLSVLTLFIFAACSDDDDGAVMEKKDGEAMVKEGDTMKKEGDAMMVKLPDSIIAPHFVSSVPKHGEALKTAPDKIMLNFNFNLHRDSSVKLTVDHNPVALGAQTISADEKVITIPITGERKNGVYHVIYKAC
- the nadA gene encoding quinolinate synthase NadA, translated to MTLQLQIPKKFEVGKGCDADRSLGDLLLRTEMSTKANTSRLPKEYVGLSEDVLVRRIGEAKAKLGTKLVILGHHYQRDEIIRWADFRGDSFKLARHAASHPEADSIVFCGVHFMAETADILAAPHQRVILPNLSAGCSMADMAPTEDVLQCWDELQAMEGVTGKVIPVTYMNSTAALKAFCGANGGIVCTSSNAAAVAKWAFQRGQKVLFFPDQHLGRNTGLKMGYILDDMLVWDPFQPLGGNSREAYRKAAFILWKGHCSVHKRFTVDQVKEARKRVPNVKILVHPECEHEVVDIADAVGSTEYIIKTVTDSPPGSAWAVGTEINLVKRLAQEQPDKLIFCLDPVICPCSTMYRIHPAYLAWVLEALVRGEVVNEIKVDDEVARWAKVALERMLATT
- the nadB gene encoding L-aspartate oxidase; this encodes MTSYPAVPFFDYVIVGSGIAGLYTGLLARESGRVLLLTKGSIAECNTQFAQGGIAAPIGQGDSPELHIRDTLAAGAGLSDPETVRLLAEEASDRIADLIRYGVTFDTIHGEIALAKEGAHSLPRVLHAGGDSTGAQIEMSLSAQARHDDILIHEHSLLAEIEVADGCVQSVTVFNAHKGRLERFACRFLVMATGGAGRLFKFTTNPPVALGDGVALAYQAGAEIMDMEFFQFHPTALRIPGVEAFLISEAVRGEGGILRNQQGERFMQRYSPHGELAPRDVVARAIVAEMKKTNADHVYLDIRHLPKRGIPARFPQIYKFCRSHGLDITEQLIPVAPAAHYMMGGIKTNGCGETNIKGLFAVGEVACTGVHGANRLASNSLLETVIFGKRAVERTQQLKGDCPAARSSRVEETRRLPERAVARDAAAPTLEYLQQLMWDDVGIERDAPGLTRAAERLAAWEAALPEAKDRPSYELKHAVLTSRIMAEAALARTESRGAHYRSDYPQPSDAWLKHIVYVR
- a CDS encoding HAMP domain-containing protein, whose protein sequence is MHTLWRRLLFGLVALAVLEGIVIAIVVAALHPPAEDLVAMALFLLASGGLTIGLGIAAQRFGLPAWVRTLRGKMLVIALASTGLALANIAFIASLMFLSTHDLALLAALLGFSLGMAVFVAIAFSETTSRSLREVVDAARRLSEGRLDTRVRVTGGDEVGELAAAFNGMAQRLEDGFARQRELEQARREVVTAVSHDLRTPIASIRAMIESINDGVVTDPDTVRRYLKTSQKEIEHLTRLVNDLFELSQMDAGLFRLHLEEASVGNVIAETVEGMRPQAQAVRLKLQAMVDGGVPPVVMDQRRIQRVLANLVQNAIRHTPPDGSISIRAFDIGDAVQVQVTDTGEGIPEGELGRLFQRSYRQEPSRTRKAGGAGLGLSIAKGFVEAHGGRIWAESAPGMGATFSFTLPKSPRQAASG
- a CDS encoding cytochrome c biogenesis protein CcdA, yielding MTDSVSIFAAFGAGIVSFLPPCTLALVPAYVLYLASFTLADRSTATPWQVRRASIFNTLAFVVGFTAVFVLLGSSLGALSSSLQDNSIWLNRVGGVLVIAFGLVTLGLFKFQLLERGFTIKTDWAKRLRYFGSFLVGAAFAVGWVPCVGPILGAILVLAGTKGSAESGALLLFAYSLGLMLPFIGAGLFAGWTSSLMKRHGKVLLATNYMGGAALVVLGIIVYTNLISTLADYVPVTL
- the miaB gene encoding tRNA (N6-isopentenyl adenosine(37)-C2)-methylthiotransferase MiaB, with protein sequence MTTYHVWTVGCQMNVADSERMSAALDRLGCTPTDQLEAADVIVLNSCVVRQGAEDKVAGRLGALAQVKRQRPEAVIALMGCMVGPGTRDLKRRFPHVDCFMRPQEFGPLVRLVEARSGACLDSSELLVPSHPSVATYIPITHGCDKFCTFCIIPYRRGREVSRPIAEVVKEVEMLAKRGVKEVTLLGQNVDSYGDDLPEPRDLADLLEAVNAVPAVKRIRFLTSHPNDMSQKIIDAVARLEKVCEFVNLPVQAGDDTVLANMRRGYTREQYFDLVGRIRAAMPKVGLTTDIIVGFPGETVPQFEQTVDLVRRVRFDKVHIAQYSPRPGTISYRKLPDDVSPEEKSRRFHVLDALQAEISHQINREMVGTTEEVLIEGRKDGRWHGRTRANRLVYLAGEGARTPGELVDAEITKATTWSVEGTVKPDSIRKHPAQPGRLQIPVVAG
- a CDS encoding redoxin domain-containing protein, which codes for MHLAGTRLWAARIGVIAAIAVAIVAIELTIAPERGGASSGGAGAPALTAEPGRSAASLKGPAAPEIRSIAAWINTPPLTLEGLRGKVVLVDFWAYSCVNCIRTVPYLQDWNAKYASRGLVIIGLHAPEFDFERSEANVRAAVVKQGITWPVGLDNDFATWNAYRNRYWPRKYLIDRDGAIRYDRIGEGAYIETETQIRKLLAEIGAGVDDLSLGGVAARQNSGERITRELYAGYGWANGSYLGNPVSGGNDRPAQYAASGERADGKLYLHGAWQVGNESVRHAAATAGFEDAVGIRFTAASVNAVIRPGAPGRFDVLAAIDGAPIPEALRGGDIKVDGEGRTYFTVDEPRLYNVVRGDAVVTRNLDLRVNSADFVLYTFTFGS
- the nadC gene encoding carboxylating nicotinate-nucleotide diphosphorylase, coding for MSYSRLPPIAPLVRLALAEDAAHRDATSRALIPPSARAGGEFLIKQEGVIVGLPIAQEVFRQVDPKVRFTALIRDGSSVQRGDVVAKVEGPLASILSAERVALNFMQRLSGTATLTARFVEAVKGTRCAILDTRKTTPGLRRLEKYAVRMGGGTNHRMDLSDGILVKDNHIAALRGRGWSLRRIVEEANRKAGGLPVVIEVTTIAMAREALDAGAKRLLLDNMSLARMRRCVALAKGKAKTEASGGMTLARVRSVARTGVDYISVGALTHSAPALDISLEVNSG